The following proteins are co-located in the Silene latifolia isolate original U9 population chromosome 1, ASM4854445v1, whole genome shotgun sequence genome:
- the LOC141587459 gene encoding uncharacterized protein LOC141587459, whose protein sequence is MVEAKPRVKRVHEVTVSCRPQRLVSVIEKLNEDQVSAVKKIGFGGLLELKISSFPLAHVRLFLESFSDGSYVFRASRKKEFMISKHDVHDCFLLPFGPSPLPLVPVSSQKGSTDPENKELKDKWRQAYGVAKGNSSIPLGKVFRQLMEYEEADDQFCRLFVLFCMSSFLAPMPNNGIDWKLLRAVEDPKAIPHFDWCSYILDMTVKAGVDFKNGVTMLNGCIPFLMISYFQRYDYKGKPCKHDLPLIKHWDETALVERVKFEVGQGGLGTLTLSKTRYPRCLQDPSYGRSVDSSSLSGPREPKQLLLTAPPPSLSCPSSEKKFLQIELPSGVEDDQELKARAVDGTHELYLQMQRNAIVFYSWYAHATARIKAVTSDPTGLNPSQASQEFFEGEKIQKYVAEAGGNPLVEPRLESVKAETPTKSVAVSWSKIMEEVGGDTVVSKPLSPDSPGLEDQVVCTPPPTVENSLLEARYTEEEIDETLGPSKDDEARLWTGDEGHEHVHEDGLNENAENGGRLSDTDHEGAPRHCRPRRRKVDNVESRPWLMQWESIWPTKGSTKARELKGSLLSTLNSIGGSGTYANDRGLVRHGSYVLYRGEPFDRTLGTEESNDLMRAEIAATLVLSDINVDREDVLSRVSAFKELKDRELEEVRDKHRSAGNTSGSKRGVGNAGENSSAKRPCSKVSSTFQTPPSKVALGRTPSSRALSVVSSRSRGKGDGLGCTKYVGELDADLTVVAKMMKMNKALTRDIPAYRKQVADYVFLDDYKFPNDEPLVSYGRHGTINRLQMLSMLPETPMDEKVIECWSLLLNRLEAEDCGLFRSSFFGIRHMEIILNLVRDPRPTNTRTPTVLQG, encoded by the exons ATggttgaggccaagccaagggtaaagagggtgcatgaagtaacggtttcgtgtcgacctcaaagacttgtctctgtcattgaaaagcttaatgaggatcaggtgtccgctgttaagaaaattgggtttggtggccttttggaactcaagattagcagcttcccacttgcacacgttcgcctgttcttggagtccttctctgacgggtcatatgtgttcagggcttcgcggaagaaggagtttatgatcagtaagcatgacgtgcatgactGTTTCTTGTTACCTTTCGGACCCAGCCCTCTCCCTTTGGTGCCTGTGAGCTCGCAGAAGGGGTCCACCGATCCCGAGAATAAGGAGCTGAAGGATAAATGGCGGCAAGCGTACGGGGTGGCCAAAGGGAATAGTTCAATACCCTTAGGGAAAGTTTTCAGGCaacttatggagtacgaggaggcggacgatcaattttgccgcctatttgttttgttctgtatgtcttcattcctcgcacccatgccaaacaacgggatagattggaagctgttaagggctgtagaagatcctaaagccatcccgcattttgactggtgctcttatattttggacaTGACGGTGAAAGCGGGGGTAGACTTTAAAAACGGGGTAACAATGTTGAACGGGTGTATCCCgttcctcatgataagctactttcagcgatatgattacaagggtaagcCTTGTAAACATGATCTACCTTTGATCAAACATTGGGATGAAACTGCGCTTGTAGagagggtaaaatttgaggtgggtcaagggggattgggtactttaaccttgtctaagaccaggtatccAAGGTGCCTTCAAGACCCCTCTTATGGAAGGAGTGTGGACAGTAGCAGCCTCAGCGGCCCGCGTGAACCCAAACAACTGTTGCTAACAGCCCCCCCACCCTCTCTCTCCTGCCCAAGTTCTGAGAAGAAGTTCCTTCAGATAGAACTACCATCAGGcgtcgaggatgaccaggaattgaaagctagggctgtcgat GGTACCcacgagctttatctacaaatgcaaaggaacgctattgtgttctattcatggtacgcacATGCAACCGCACGGATCAAAGCtgtaactagtgatccgacgggcctaaatcctagtcaggcctctcaagaattctttgagggtgaaaagattcaaaagtacgtcgcTGAAGC gggtggtaaccCCCTTGTTGAGCCGCGTCTAGAGTCCGTCAAAGCCGAGACACCAACGAAATCAGttgcagtttcatggtcaaagattatggaggaagtgggaggtgatacagtaGTTTCTAAGCCGTTGTCACCCGATAGCCCggggttagaggatcaagttgtgTGCACCCCGCCCCCAACCGTCGAGAACTCGTTGTTGGAGGCGCGTTACACCGAGGAGGAAATTGACGAAACTCTTGGACCGTCAAAGGACGATGAGGCTCGCCTCTGGACAGGTGATGAGGGGCATGAGCACGTTCATGAGGACGGATTGAATGAAAATGCTGAAAATGGTGGAAGATTGTCAGACACTGACCATGAAGGAGCGCCGAGACATTGTAGGCCAAGGCGACGGAAGGTCGATAATGTCGAATCTCGCCcgtg GCTgatgcaatgggaaagtatatggcctacaaagggctcgacaaaggcaaGAGAGTTGAAGGGTTCccttttgtcaacattaaattcaatCGGGGGGAGCGGGACATACGCCAATGACCGCGGTCTCgtacgtcatggttcatatgttctttaccgtggagagccattcgatCGTACCCTAGGGACCGAGGaaagcaatgacctcatgcgagcggaaattgctgcaacccttgtcctcagtgacattaacgtGGACAGGGAAGATGTGTTATCCAGGGTATCagcttttaaggagcttaaagaccgtgaaTTGGAGGAGGTGCGTGATAAACATAGGTCAgccggcaacacaagtggaagCAAGAGAGGTGTTGGAAACGCCGGTGAGAACAGTTCTGCTAAACGACCTTGCTCTAAGGTCAGTTCAACCTTCcagactccaccttccaaagtagccctgggcCGGACGCCGTCCAGTCGGGCCCTCTCAGTTGTTAGTAGCCGCTCCCGGGGTAAGGGTGACGGCCTTGGTTGCACCAAATATGTCGGCGAACTAGACGCCGACCTTACCGTGGTCGccaagatgatgaagatgaacaaGGCATTAACTAGGGACATCCCGGcgtatcgcaaacaagtggctgaCTACGTTTTtcttgatgactacaaatttccaaatga TGAACCACTTGTGAGTTATGGACGGCAcggaacaattaataggttgcaaatgttgtctatgctccctgagacgccaatggatgaaaaagtgattgagtgttggtccttgttgcttaatcgattggaggcagaggattgcgggctttttcgttcgtctttcttcggtatccgtcatatg GAAATAATCTTGAACCTTGTGCGAGACCCCCGTCCAACAAACACCAGGACACCGACAGTT CTTcaaggctga